From a single Collibacillus ludicampi genomic region:
- a CDS encoding M48 family metallopeptidase has translation MSHFSKYSQAHHEHVWTIDGQTIPYLVKESKRAKYVRIEIRPDGSLVVTRPAHVSLSTIEDILSKKKKWILFQREQLKQESTQHWQHTYQNGEPFLYMGEEVLLQVSHDEIARPLIRLHGKRLEALVPFSVSNEEMPVVLREAIENWYRMEAKRVITERVYELAVREGLTFNRIFIKGQKTRWGSCSTLGNLNFNWRLMMCPPEVIDYIIIHELCHLNEMNHSQRFWNLVALRCPNYKECELWLKQNGSQIMRK, from the coding sequence GTGTCACATTTCAGCAAATATTCTCAAGCTCATCACGAACATGTCTGGACAATCGACGGACAAACGATCCCATATCTCGTGAAAGAAAGCAAACGTGCCAAATATGTACGCATCGAGATCCGTCCCGACGGCTCCCTGGTTGTAACGCGACCTGCGCATGTTTCTCTCTCAACCATTGAAGACATTCTATCAAAAAAGAAAAAATGGATCCTTTTCCAGAGAGAACAACTCAAACAGGAGTCGACTCAACATTGGCAACACACGTACCAAAATGGAGAACCCTTTTTGTACATGGGGGAAGAGGTGTTACTCCAAGTTTCGCACGATGAGATTGCGCGGCCGTTGATCCGCTTGCATGGAAAAAGATTGGAAGCTCTTGTGCCTTTCTCGGTCTCAAACGAAGAGATGCCCGTCGTGCTCAGGGAGGCAATCGAGAATTGGTATCGTATGGAGGCCAAAAGAGTAATCACCGAGCGCGTCTACGAACTGGCGGTGCGTGAAGGGCTTACATTTAACAGAATCTTTATCAAGGGGCAGAAAACGAGGTGGGGGAGTTGTTCCACACTTGGGAACCTTAACTTTAATTGGCGGTTAATGATGTGCCCGCCTGAAGTGATCGACTATATTATCATTCATGAGCTCTGCCATTTGAATGAGATGAATCATTCGCAGCGATTTTGGAACCTCGTTGCATTGAGATGTCCCAATTATAAAGAATGTGAATTGTGGTTGAAGCAGAATGGTTCGCAGATCATGAGAAAATAA
- a CDS encoding polysaccharide biosynthesis protein: MKNLTFLRGTILLTTSDIVNRTLGLFFQSMMIRHAGAESLGLLQMSLPLLSLLATCISAGFPTAISKLIAEAHVTIDRARIQRILLVSFFSSTFFAICTVFAVYVMRDWLLPMFFHDQRAIRPFLVMLPVLLLTGWTAILRGYFYGSQLFRPPAIASVLEQIARILFTFFCFHVDKPNHVITGAIEGALSLVISELAGCIYLAYSFSKSMLWKTKGNKRLMTFRWLQTFIQLSELSLPMTGNSVASVLMYTFEASLIPDSLQNAGCMPSQATALFGLYTGVVIPVFFFATVFSDSLGMTLIASVTEMLASGQHLLVKRHLWRIIRIVAAFSLAYSSCLMLFATPLTRILYDTPEAGILLMHIAPFLFFVCMQWPLASVLQGLQRSGLVLVHSIIGDFVRLILIILWGSRPSLGIYGVLWAFNVANVLITCLHASAVRRLIMIRYDSKRM, encoded by the coding sequence ATGAAGAACCTGACGTTTCTGCGCGGAACGATTCTACTAACAACTTCCGATATCGTGAACCGAACGCTCGGGCTCTTTTTTCAATCGATGATGATTCGCCACGCAGGAGCGGAATCACTCGGTCTTCTCCAGATGAGCCTCCCCTTACTTTCCTTATTAGCGACATGTATTTCAGCAGGTTTTCCAACAGCCATTTCCAAATTGATCGCAGAAGCGCATGTGACAATCGACCGTGCGAGAATCCAGCGGATTTTGCTGGTTTCTTTCTTCTCTTCCACCTTCTTTGCTATATGCACTGTATTCGCGGTATACGTCATGCGGGATTGGCTTCTGCCCATGTTCTTTCATGATCAGAGGGCGATCCGCCCATTTCTTGTCATGCTTCCTGTTCTTCTCTTAACCGGGTGGACCGCTATTCTGCGCGGTTATTTTTACGGCTCGCAACTCTTTCGCCCGCCAGCCATCGCTTCTGTATTGGAACAGATTGCACGCATCCTATTCACCTTCTTTTGTTTTCATGTGGATAAGCCGAATCATGTGATCACCGGAGCGATTGAAGGAGCACTGAGCCTTGTCATCAGTGAATTAGCAGGCTGTATCTATCTAGCGTACAGTTTCAGCAAGTCTATGTTATGGAAGACCAAGGGAAATAAGAGATTAATGACTTTTAGATGGCTGCAAACATTTATTCAGTTATCTGAGCTATCCCTCCCTATGACGGGCAATTCTGTTGCAAGCGTCCTCATGTATACTTTCGAGGCATCATTGATTCCGGACAGCCTGCAAAATGCGGGATGTATGCCCTCACAGGCAACGGCTTTGTTCGGTCTCTATACCGGCGTCGTCATTCCCGTCTTTTTCTTTGCGACCGTTTTTAGCGATTCGCTCGGAATGACGCTCATTGCGTCCGTAACAGAAATGCTTGCGAGCGGGCAGCATTTGTTGGTCAAACGCCATCTATGGCGGATCATTCGCATCGTGGCGGCATTTTCGCTTGCTTATTCGAGTTGCTTGATGCTGTTTGCAACCCCGCTCACCCGTATTCTGTACGACACACCTGAAGCAGGAATCCTTTTGATGCACATCGCCCCTTTTTTGTTTTTTGTTTGTATGCAATGGCCTCTTGCCAGTGTACTTCAGGGATTGCAACGTTCAGGGCTCGTCTTGGTTCATTCGATCATCGGGGATTTCGTCCGCCTGATTCTGATCATACTCTGGGGATCGCGCCCATCACTCGGAATCTATGGAGTCCTTTGGGCATTCAACGTGGCAAACGTTTTGATCACTTGTTTACATGCAAGTGCCGTCCGCCGTTTGATCATGATCAGGTATGACTCGAAGAGAATGTGA
- the mnmA gene encoding tRNA 2-thiouridine(34) synthase MnmA → MNKRPEETRVVVGMSGGVDSSVTALLLKRQGYDVIGVFMKNWDDTDEFGHCTATDDFNDVRKVCEQIGIPYYSVNFEKEYMEKVFTYFLDEYKKGRTPNPDVLCNREIKFKEFLDAALGLGADYVATGHYARIDFVDGEYRLLRGLDPNKDQSYFLSQLSQYQLSKSMFPLGHLTKSQVREIAAEAGLATAKKKDSTGICFIGEKNFKEFLKNYLPAKPGEMRTLSGEYKGRHEGLMYYTIGQRHGLGIGGSGTGEPWFVVGKDVEKNILYVEQGAEHPSLYSQGLFASDVHWVSEREKPSTFTCTAKFRYRQPDQEVTVHLKSGNTCDVIFAKPQKAITPGQAVVFYQGEVCLGSGMIDRVYKDVTAGRMEEMVLRS, encoded by the coding sequence ATGAACAAAAGGCCGGAAGAAACTCGTGTTGTCGTAGGAATGTCCGGCGGCGTAGATTCTTCTGTAACCGCATTGTTATTGAAACGACAAGGATATGACGTAATCGGCGTTTTTATGAAAAACTGGGATGACACCGATGAGTTCGGACATTGCACAGCTACTGATGATTTCAATGATGTGCGCAAAGTTTGCGAACAGATCGGCATCCCGTATTATTCGGTGAATTTTGAGAAGGAATATATGGAGAAAGTATTCACCTATTTTCTCGATGAATATAAAAAAGGCCGCACTCCAAACCCCGACGTGTTGTGCAATCGAGAGATCAAATTCAAAGAATTTCTTGATGCAGCATTGGGCCTCGGAGCCGATTATGTAGCGACCGGCCATTACGCACGGATTGATTTTGTCGATGGGGAATACCGCTTGCTGCGCGGACTCGATCCTAACAAAGACCAATCGTATTTCTTGAGTCAATTGAGTCAGTATCAACTGTCCAAATCGATGTTCCCTCTGGGTCACTTAACCAAATCGCAAGTGAGGGAAATCGCTGCGGAAGCGGGTTTGGCAACGGCAAAAAAGAAAGACAGTACGGGCATCTGTTTTATCGGTGAAAAGAATTTCAAGGAATTTCTCAAAAATTACTTACCGGCCAAACCGGGTGAGATGAGAACGCTCTCGGGCGAATACAAAGGAAGACACGAAGGTCTCATGTATTATACGATCGGACAAAGGCACGGATTGGGAATCGGAGGTTCCGGTACAGGTGAACCATGGTTTGTGGTAGGAAAGGACGTGGAAAAAAACATCCTCTACGTAGAGCAAGGAGCCGAACATCCCAGCCTTTATTCACAAGGCTTATTCGCTTCAGACGTCCATTGGGTCAGCGAACGGGAAAAACCGTCCACGTTTACCTGTACGGCGAAGTTTCGTTATCGCCAGCCGGATCAAGAGGTAACGGTGCACTTGAAATCCGGGAATACGTGTGACGTGATTTTTGCCAAACCGCAAAAGGCGATCACCCCGGGACAGGCGGTCGTTTTCTACCAGGGGGAAGTGTGTCTGGGGAGCGGTATGATCGATCGGGTGTACAAAGATGTGACGGCAGGTCGGATGGAGGAAATGGTGTTAAGGTCATAA
- the ilvD gene encoding dihydroxy-acid dehydratase: MRSDMIKKGIDKAPHRSLLKATGLRDEDFDKPFIGICNSFVEIIPGHIHLQEFGKLVKEAVREAGMIPFEFNTIGVDDGIAMGHIGMRYSLPSRELIADCLETVAQAHWFDGLICIPNCDKITPGMMMGAMRVNIPTVFISGGPMAAGKTSKGEVVDLVSVFEGVGAYQAGKISLEELKDIEDHGCPSCGSCSGMFTANSMNCLSEALGIALPGNGSILATSEERKELIKKAVQALKHLIEIDLKPRDIVTMEALDNAFALDMAMGGSTNTVLHTLAIAREAGIEYPMSRIDEISRRVPYLCKVSPASKWHMEDVHRAGGISAILKELSRKEGVLNLDCMTVTGKTLGENIADAEIKDPKVIRTIENPYTHEGGLRVLTGNLAPDGAVIKSGATEVKRFEGPCIIFDSQDEAYDGIMSGKVKPGHVVVIRYEGPKGGPGMPEMLAPTSAITGMGLGAEVALITDGRFSGATRGISVGHISPEAAAGGPIGLLQDGDIVVIDVEERLLEVQLDDEELERRKANWKQPELKVKTGWLSRYAKLVTSANTGAVLKV; this comes from the coding sequence ATGCGCAGTGACATGATTAAAAAAGGGATTGATAAAGCACCTCACCGCAGCCTTTTAAAAGCAACAGGTTTGCGTGACGAAGATTTCGACAAACCGTTTATCGGAATTTGTAATTCATTTGTTGAAATTATACCCGGGCATATTCATCTTCAGGAATTTGGGAAATTAGTAAAAGAAGCCGTTCGAGAAGCGGGCATGATCCCGTTTGAATTTAATACCATTGGTGTCGACGACGGGATCGCAATGGGACACATCGGCATGCGCTATTCCCTGCCCAGCCGCGAGCTGATCGCAGACTGCTTGGAAACAGTCGCACAAGCCCATTGGTTTGACGGCTTAATCTGCATCCCGAACTGTGACAAAATCACTCCCGGTATGATGATGGGCGCCATGCGCGTGAACATCCCAACCGTCTTCATTTCCGGTGGACCGATGGCCGCGGGAAAAACGAGCAAAGGAGAAGTCGTCGACCTCGTTTCCGTGTTTGAAGGCGTTGGCGCTTATCAAGCGGGCAAAATCTCTTTAGAGGAACTGAAAGATATTGAAGATCACGGTTGCCCCTCCTGCGGATCCTGTTCGGGGATGTTCACAGCGAACTCTATGAATTGTCTCAGCGAAGCGCTCGGGATCGCATTGCCCGGCAACGGTTCGATTCTGGCAACTTCTGAGGAAAGAAAAGAACTGATTAAAAAAGCGGTACAAGCATTGAAACATCTGATTGAGATCGATCTCAAACCCCGTGATATCGTTACGATGGAAGCGCTGGACAATGCGTTCGCGCTCGATATGGCGATGGGCGGATCGACGAACACCGTTTTGCACACGCTCGCAATCGCTCGTGAAGCAGGGATTGAATACCCCATGTCCCGTATCGATGAAATCTCGCGTCGCGTTCCCTATCTCTGTAAGGTAAGCCCTGCTTCCAAATGGCATATGGAAGATGTGCATCGCGCCGGCGGGATCAGCGCGATCCTTAAGGAACTGAGTCGCAAGGAAGGTGTCTTGAATCTCGACTGCATGACGGTTACGGGAAAAACGCTTGGAGAGAATATTGCCGATGCGGAGATTAAGGATCCGAAAGTGATCAGAACGATTGAAAATCCTTATACTCATGAAGGCGGTCTGCGCGTTCTCACCGGAAATCTCGCTCCCGACGGCGCCGTTATCAAGAGCGGTGCAACGGAAGTCAAACGCTTCGAAGGTCCATGTATCATCTTTGACTCTCAAGATGAAGCGTATGATGGAATCATGAGCGGGAAAGTGAAACCCGGCCATGTCGTGGTCATCCGCTACGAAGGACCGAAAGGTGGTCCCGGAATGCCGGAAATGTTGGCTCCCACTTCGGCGATCACTGGAATGGGACTTGGAGCAGAAGTCGCTTTGATAACCGATGGCCGTTTTTCAGGTGCCACCCGCGGGATCAGCGTCGGTCATATCTCACCGGAGGCGGCAGCTGGCGGTCCCATCGGTTTGCTGCAGGACGGTGATATTGTCGTAATCGACGTGGAAGAACGCCTCCTGGAGGTTCAATTGGATGATGAAGAATTGGAACGCCGTAAAGCCAACTGGAAACAACCAGAACTGAAAGTAAAAACAGGCTGGCTTTCCCGTTACGCAAAATTAGTCACTTCTGCGAATACAGGGGCTGTCCTGAAAGTTTAA